One stretch of Chryseobacterium sp. LJ668 DNA includes these proteins:
- a CDS encoding single-stranded DNA-binding protein, which yields MSLRNKVTLIGYTGKEVEMMTFDNGTLKSTVSLATNDHYTNAKGEKVEETQWHSLVAFGKTAEIFQKYVPKGKEIAVEGKITYRSYDDKDGVKRYITEIRVEEILLLGGK from the coding sequence ATGTCACTAAGAAACAAAGTAACATTGATTGGTTACACAGGAAAAGAAGTAGAAATGATGACTTTCGACAACGGAACTCTAAAATCAACTGTATCATTAGCTACAAACGATCATTACACCAACGCAAAAGGTGAAAAAGTAGAAGAAACGCAATGGCACAGCCTTGTTGCATTTGGTAAAACAGCAGAAATATTTCAGAAATATGTTCCGAAGGGTAAAGAAATTGCTGTTGAAGGTAAAATTACCTACAGATCTTATGATGATAAGGATGGCGTGAAAAGATATATTACCGAAATCAGGGTTGAAGAAATATTGCTTTTGGGCGGAAAATAG
- a CDS encoding HRDC domain-containing protein codes for MNIKVLKVRIADEFLLQDQHMIDDFLNKHEIIKVETAFVHDESFWSVVLYFNEYKSTSTNNVVKDSKVVKYSAEDEILNDDEIKILDALKLWRSEKAKEQNLPSYFIATNKELISVAKYKPVKIEELLDIKGFGKHKIENYGEEILEILESV; via the coding sequence ATGAATATAAAAGTTTTAAAAGTAAGAATTGCAGATGAATTTCTACTCCAGGATCAGCATATGATTGATGATTTTTTGAATAAGCATGAGATTATTAAAGTAGAAACCGCATTTGTGCATGATGAAAGTTTCTGGTCTGTTGTCTTATATTTTAATGAATATAAAAGTACTTCAACCAATAATGTTGTCAAAGATTCAAAAGTAGTAAAATACTCTGCAGAAGATGAAATCCTCAATGATGATGAGATTAAAATTCTGGATGCATTAAAACTTTGGCGTTCCGAAAAAGCGAAAGAACAGAATCTTCCTTCATATTTTATAGCAACCAATAAAGAGCTGATTTCTGTAGCAAAATATAAGCCTGTGAAAATTGAAGAATTGCTTGATATCAAAGGTTTCGGAAAGCATAAAATTGAAAATTATGGCGAAGAAATTTTAGAAATTCTTGAAAGTGTCTGA